From Microcoleus sp. bin38.metabat.b11b12b14.051:
ATCAAATTCCAGTCAGGAATTTGAGGCTTAAGTTGGATAATTTCGTGAGCTGTGACGCGGGGAGAGTTTGGAAGGCAAGCGGCACAATGTTCTTTCAATAGAGGTTCCATAAATTGCTGGCGAAAAGATTTAACAGATAGTATGACATTTCTGATTTGAATTATTTCGGACAGGGCAAATGTCCGTTAGGAGTTACAAAGACATTGTGATTAAAATCGTTAATAAAACAAATCAACAATCCGTCTCGGTGAACTTTGCGTTTCTCATTCCACTGCACAAGCTCAGTATTTGCCGTTGTGCGATATGGATAAGCCTTAATTGATTCTAGTAGACTTTGCCCTGGAGCGATCGCTGCATTTACACGCACCAAGATTTTATTAACTTCTCCGGTTCGTTTGCCGAGTTCGTTGACTGTGTGGTTTAGCAGGACAAAGCTTGTGACATAAATCGGCGCAGTAGAAGTATTTGTTACCCGCAACAGTCCCGGTTTGACAGTTTCTAGTCGCAGCACGTAGCTCGGTGGAATGTAATTAGCTAAAGATGCAGAGGCGATCGCCCAAATGGCAAGAAATGATAACAGTTTTTTCACTAGAGATACTCAAAATCGCCTTTGAGTAGTGATTTTACTACATCGACATTCTGCTTGTAAAGTGAATCAAATTTAAGCACGGATCGGAAACCTAGTTTTGTAACGCTTAATCTCAGTTGACAAAACCCGGTTCCTTGGTTCGTAGTGCGTAAGTCTTCCTAAAAAATCACCAGCATTAACGGTTCAAGAATCGATCGGGATTGATGCCAGATTCCCGCAGTCTTTGCATCAAAGATTCTAACCGAGTTTCCGCAGTCTCAGCACGCTGTCTTTCCTGCTCGGCTCGCTCTTGTGCCTGCTCGGCTCGCTCTTGCGCCTGCTCGGCTCGCTCCTCGGGAATCAGAATCCAATTGCCATCACCATCGTACCAGCGCAACCACAGTCGATCGACTCCCAGATAATCTCCCTGCCACAAACCCAAGCCTAAATCAATCTCAGGCATCCATAGGCGCGAGTCAGAAAGTTCTAATTCTTCATACCGAGCTCCGTTCAATTTAAAAGCTCTCAATCGATTAGTGTAGCGGCTGAAAACAACATAATAAGGAATCCGCAAAACCTGCTCGTAAACCTGCCATTTTCTGAGCGGTTTTTCCTGAGTTTGTTCGTGGTTTATATTACCGTTACCTGCTATTTGTTCAGAAGCAGACTGTAATTGTTCCCCATCATTTTCTCCCAAATCTTCCTTTTCAGTTCCCGGCGACAGCAATTCTACAATCACAAAAGGATTCACAGCCTCTTGCCAAACCACATAACTCAGCCGCATATCAACTTCATCATACAATCGGGAAACTCCCACAACTCCAAACCAATCCGGGCGCTTGTACCACAGCGGGTGACGCGAGTCGTAGTAAAGATTCATGTCGCTTCCGGTAAATATTTGGGAAGCCGAATAGTTGGAAGGGCGGAAGGTGTAGCTCAGCAACTGCGGTTGCAAGCCGTGAAATTCGTCGGGCAAACCAGGTTCCTCCAGATTTTCGCTAGGTAGATCGTACATCGTGGGGAGCGTTTCTTTTGGCGATCGGGGCGGCTCTGTTTGAGGCACGGGATATTTAGGAAACATAAGGTTTTATGGTAAGAGTTGACATTATTTTAACTCAATTAAGATTAAGCAAGTGACTGATTTCCCAGCATCTGATTTCGTTAATTTTAAAAAGTTTGTAGTGCGGACTTTAGTCCGCATCAAATTCTGCGGACTAAAGTCCGCACTACAAACCTATTTAATCGAGCTAACAAGTTAGCTGCCCGCAAGCTTTCACTGGCTTTTGTTAAAAGAGCAATTTGTTCTGGTATCAAATCACAAGGTTTGTAGTGAGGACTTTAGTCCGCATCCAATTCTGCGGACTAAAGTCCGCACTACCAACCTATTTAATCGAGCTAACAACTTGGCTGCGCGCAAGCTTTTACCTGCTTTTGTTAAAAGAGCAATTTTTTCAGACATCAAATCACAAGGTTTGTAGTGCGGACTTTAGTCCGCATCCAATTCTGCGGACTAAAGTCCGCACTACCAACCTATTTAATCGAGCTAACAACTTGGCTGCGCGCAAGCTTTTACCTGCTTTTGTTAAAAGAGCAATTTGTTCTGGTATCAAATCACAAGGTTTGTAGTGAGGACTTTAGTCCGCATCCAATTCTGCGGACTAAAGTCCGCACTACCAACCTATTTAATCGAGCTAACAACTTGGCTGCGCGCAAGCTTTTACCTGCTTTTGTTAAAAGAGCAATTTTTTCAGACATCAAATCACAAGGTTTGTAGTGAGGACTTTAGTCCGCATCCAATTCTGCGGACTAAAGTCCGCACTACAAACCTATTTAATCGAGCTAACAACGGCGAAATAACACCACTATCTTATTTGTATTGTAGATGTTGGTGAAATCACGCCCAGATTATATTGACACAAGTAGTCGAGCGCTCAACCGATAATTTTCTTGATCAAGTCTAACTTACCTATATATGGAGCATAGCGCCATTTTAAGTCAAGCAAGAATGACTTTTGCAGCACGCTTTTCTGATGCGAAAAAGTATCAAAACTAGCTTTTCCGTGATAGCTGCCGATGCCGCTGTCGCCAACTCCGCCAAAAGGTAAAGTTGTGACTCCGACTTGCATAACCGTATCGTTTATGCAAACTCCGCCGGAAGAAGTTTCGCGCAAAACTCGCTCCTGTTTCTCCTTATCTTTCGAGAACAAATACAAAGCTAGGGGTTTGGGGCGGGCGTTGATTTGGGCGATCGCCTCTCCGAAGTCCTCATACTCCAAAACGGGCAAAATCGGGCCAAAAATCTCATCCTGCATGACTGGCGAATCCCAGGAAACCTTGTCAATTACCGTCGGCGCAATATATTTGTCTGCGGCATTTGTTTGGCCGCCGACGACAATTTCACCATCTTTGATAAACTCTGCCAAACGTCCTAAATGATGTAGATTGATAATTCTGGAATAGTCGGGACTTTTCTGTGGATCGTCGCCGTAAAATTCGTGAATTGCTGTTTTAATTGCTTGCATCAAAGCGGGTTTAACTTTTTTATCAACTAACAGGTAATCTGGAGCGATACAAGTTTGACCGGCATTGATAAATTTGCCCCACGCAATCCGTCTTGCAGTATATTCAATTTGAATATCTGAGTCAACAATGCAAGGACTTTTTCCACCCAATTCTAATGTTACAGGTGTGAGGTGTTTGGCGGCGGCTTCCATGACTACTTTACCGATTTTTGTGCCTCCAGTAAAGAAGATATGGTCGAATTTTTCGGCTAATAATTGTTTGCTGATTTCGACTCCTCCTTCGATCGCGCAGATGTAGGCGGGATCGAAGGTTTTGGAAATCATATCCGCGACTACTTCCGACGTGTGCGAGGCGATTTCTGAGGGTTTGAGGATAGCGCAGTTGCCAGCGGCGATCGCCCCGACTAAAGGTGATATCATGAGCTGAAACGGGTAATTCCAGGGCCCGATGATTAAAACGACGCCCAAAGGTTCCGGGTAAATGCGGGCTGAGGCGGGGAATTGATCGATCGATGTCGGCACTTTTTTCGGCTTAGCCCACGATTTCACGTTTTTGATGGCATAATTAACTTCTGCGATCGCAGCAATTTCAAAATACGCCTCATACTCCGGCCTGTTCAAATCAGCCTTGACAGCATCCACAATCCGTGATTGATTGGAGGCGATCGCACTTTTGAGATTTTTGAGTTGTTCGATCCGAAAATCCACATCTTTAGTTTTCCCAGTAGCAAAAAATTGTCGCTGCTGGCGGATAATATCGATGACACTGAATACCATCTTTTGTCCTCCATGTCTATAAATAAATGTTACAACAAGACAACAGATAATGGGTAATACCAAATCCGCTGGGCGGTTGAAACCGCTACTACACAAACTTTCGTCCCTCTCTAAGAGACTAATAAAGCGAGTATTTAAGCAGGATTTGTGGTATAAAATGCCAAAATCTAGCAATCCTAAATCATTTGAGAACCCTTTCTTTCTCCCTCTGCGTTCTCTGCGTTCTCTGCGGTTAATAAAAAAATGTTATTCACAAACCTACAGAGTAACGCTGTAAAATTAGCAAAGATTAATGGTAAAGTTGATAACTTAATAACTCATGAAAATATCAAAAATCAAGTTAATCTCTTCCTGCGTATCATTGCTTTGCTTGTTAGCAGTCACAAGCTGCAATTCTAGTTCTCAAAAACAAGTTGTGATTTGCTCGAAAGACTTTAGCGAACAAGTCATTCTCGCAGAAATTTTAGCACAGCACATCGAAGCCAAAACGGATATCAAAGTAGAGCGCGAGCTCAACCTCGGAGGCTCGCTTTGCCATCAATCCCTAACAGCAGGAAAAATCGACTTGTACGTCGAATATACAGGTACAGCTTTTGCCAACATTCTCAAACAAAAGCCGATTTCTGACCCCAAAAAAGTCCTCACTTACCTCAAACAAGAATATCCCAAACAGTTTAAAGCAGAATGGACTGAACCCCTGGGATTTAATAACAGTTTTGCGATCATTGTGCGGGGAGACGATGCCAAAAAACTTAACTTGCAAACTCTCTCGCAACTAAGCCAAGCTGCACCAAAATTGCGCGCTGGTTTTGGCCCAGAATTCAAAGAAAGAGAAGATGGCTTTCCCGGTTTAGCTAAAACTTACGGGATAAAATTTGCGGAAGAACCAAAGGAGTTGCTGTTAGGATTGCTTACTCAAGCGCTGCAACAAAAAGAAGTGGATGTGATTGCTGGTAATACGACGGATGGTTTGATTCAAAGTTTGGGTTTGGTAGTGCTGAAAGATGATAAGAACTATTTCCCGCCCTACGAAGCTGTTCCGGTTGTGCGATCGCAAATTTTGGAGAAATACCCAGAATTGCGTCCTGTACTCGCAGAGTTGGGCGGCAAAATCTCGGAGGAAGATATGCGACAACTCAACTATCAAGTTGACGGAAAACAGCAGGATGCCGCACAAGTAGCGCGGCAGTTTTTGCAGCAAAAGTTGGGCGAGTCCAAGCCCGTAATTCCGGTGAAATAAAGAATACGGGGCGGTTGAAACCGCGTCTATACAAACACTCACGTGACGGGAGCAGGTTGAAGGAGGAATGGGCGAATGAACGGGCGAATGAACGGGCGAACGAACGGGCGGTTGAAACCGCGTCTACACAGACAAAACCTGCCTCCGCAGGTTGAAGAATGAACGGTGAATATTACGTTATCTTCTTCAGTCCGCGGAGGTGGTCGCTGAGCTTGTCGAAGTGCGGACTTCGTTTGTGTAGGCGCGGTTTCAACCGCCGTCTTTCTTCGTTTGTGTAGGCGCGGTTTCAACCGCCGTCTTTCTTCGTTTGACAAGACGCGGTTTCAACCGCCGTCTTTCCCCTTAATTTGATTCACTCAGCTTCGCTCAGCCTACGCAAATTCAAAATATCGCTCATATTTTTAATCTGCATACAAGTCCGCTCGAACTGTTCTTTATCCTGAATATCCATGCACAAGTCAATTAAGGCCGGCAATCCTGGATATGTTTTGACTTGGGCGCTGCGGACGTTGACTTTGTTGTCTTTCAAATGCGATAATACATCGTTGAGAACTCCCACGCGATCGAGGGCTTCTACTTGAATGTTAACCGGATAAGTATTAGGGCGAGATTCATTGCGGTTGGTGGAATTCCAACTCACGGGAACTAATCTATCTCCCGGTACGCTTTCAACATTTGAACAGCCTTGACGGTGAATCGAAATGCCACGGGTGCGAGTCACTGCTCCAATAATTGATTCGCCGGGAATTGGACAGCAACAGCCTGCTAAATGGTAGAGTAATCCTTCTACACCTGCGATCGGCGATTTGCTTGGAGATGAACTCGGTACGGGCTTGGGTGTCGTCGATGCAGGTATTTGCACGGGCAATTCCTGGATTCCTGTGGGTGCAGCTTCTATTTTTTGCTGGACTTTTACTAAATCTCGCAGTCGATTTACTACGAGATTTAGGGTGACTTCGCCGTAGCCCAAACCTGCGATTAAATCTTCGACGCTATGGTAGTTGCAGCGCTGAGCTACCGATTGCATGGGCTCAGATTTTAGCAGGGATTCTAAGCCGTTTTTACCTAATTCTTTTTCGAGCAATTCCCGCCCGCGAGCGAGGTTTTCATCTCGGTGCGATCGCTTTAACCACTGCCGAATTCGGTTTTTTGCTCCGTTTGTCTTGACAAAATTCAGCCAGTCGGAACTCGGATGGCCGTTTTTTTGGTTCAAGATTTCTACAATGTCGCCATTCTTTAAAACCTTGTCTAGTGTCACCATTCGCCCGTTGACTCGGGCGCCGGTGCAGCGATTGCCTATTTCTGTGTGAATGCGGTACGCAAAATCTACGGGTGTTGACCCGCTGTTGAGGGCTATTACGTCTCCGTTAGGAGTGAAAACGTAGATATCTTCGTCGAATAAGTTGTCTTTAATGCTTTGTAGATATTCGCGATCGTCTTTCAGATCGGTTTGCCATTCTAGCAGTTGTCGCAGCCAGGTAAATTTTTCGTCGTCGCCGGTAACTGTGGTGTTGGAGCCGCCGGTTTCTTTGTATTTCCAGTGGGCTGCAATGCCGTATTCTGCAATGTGGTGCATTGCTACGGTGCGGATTTGGACTTCGATGGGGCGGCCGCTGGTGCCAATGACTCCGGTGTGCAAAGATTGATAGCGGTTGGCTTTTGGTAAACCGATATAGTCTTTGAAGCGGCCGGGAATCGGGCGGAATGAATCGTGGACGATCGCCAATGCGCGATAACAGTCATCATTGCTTTCTACTATAATCCGCACGGCAGCAATATCGTAGACTTGGTTAAAGCCTTTTTGCCGCCGCTGCATCTTCCCATAAATCCCGTACAAATGTTTGGGACGACCGCTGACTTCGTAGCATTTTATGCCTAAATTGTCAAGCCTTTCTCGCAAACAATCTGTGACTTCTGCGAGTTGAGTTTCTCGATCGCCCCGCTTGACTGCCACCAAGTCCTGAATTTCGCGGTAAGCTTCCGGTTCCAGGTATTTAAACGCTAAATCTTCCAATTCCCACTTAAAGCGCCCGATGCCCAAACGGTTCGCCAGGGGAGCAAAAATCTCTCGGGTTTCTAGGGCAATGCTGCGCTGCTTTTCTTCGGACAAATGCTCCAAAGTCCTCATGTTGTGCAGCCTGTCTGCGAGTTTGACGACAATCACGCGAATATCTTTAGCCATTGCTAAAAACATTCGGCGGAAATTTTCGGCAAGGCGCTCTGTTTTGCTGGAAAAATTAAACTTAGAAAGCTTGGTGACACCTTCGACTAATTGTCGCACTTCCGCGCCGAACCGCTGTTCTATTTCTTCGAGGGTAATATCTGTATCTTCCACAATGTCATGGAGGAAACCGGCGGCAATCATGGCGCTGTTTCCGCCCATATATCGGAGTATTCCAGCTACAGCTACGGGATGGCAAATGTAAGGTTCTCCTGATTTGCGGTACTGTCCTTCGTGCAAGTCGCGGGCAAATTCAAATGCCCGACAAATTAAGCCGTTGTCAGTTGAGGAATTCGGGTTAGGGGCTTCATCAGCTTGCGATCGAGCATTCAGGCATTCTTGCAGCCAATCGGGAACTATGCAAGGATCGATCGCGTTCGAGGGAGTCAGAGTGTTCGCGTTCATGGGGTACACCTTTAAAAGTTAGAAATACAAATGGTTAAAAGCCGGTTTTGGGTTGAATTGCGGAAATTATGTGTTTAGTTATACTAAACTAATTGAATGCCACAATTTGCAATTCCCAAAAATAGTCGATTTTTCTGTTAACTATACCTATCTAATTGCGATCTGCCCCCCGTCGCAGGTAGGAAAATATAGTGACTCCACGGCCGCCGCTGCGGTGGCTCGATCGGGTAAGATGGGGATATTTTGGCGGTAGCAGTGGAGGTCAGTCGATTTTAGATTTTAGATTTTAGATTTTAGATTTTAGATTTTACTCGACAGATGAATCAACCGAGCTGGAACTAAGGTCTAAAATTTGAAGATATCCACTCTAGCGAACATGGGGACACGGCACCTGTTTTTGGTGAGGCGGGCGATCGACATTTACAGGCAACGCTAAACTCAAAGCAGAAACCAGAGCGATCGAGTCACGCCCCCCACTGAGTTAAATTTTCTCAAAAAACAGAGAATTAGTGCAAAAAGGCAGGGCTTCGTTGAATATGAGCAAACCTTAAGCAAGAATCTACTTTGATTATAAAGACAAATTAGTTGACAAAATCATGATATTGTCCGAAGATCGCCGCCAGTGCTACGAAGAATTAGAGCAAGCACTCGAACAGCTACAAAGAACTGTTGCACAGGATAAGGTCGATCGGGCAGCACTGGCGATCGAATACAAAAAAGTGCAACAATTTTTCGGCAACCAAATTATGAGAGCCGACAGCGGCGAGTTAGACGCCTCAGAACCCCCCCCAGAGCAGTCCTATTTGACGGAAATTCACAAACAACTGCGGTTATTGGGGACAGATGTCACGTTTTTGCAAGCTGCGAAGCAGCCAGCGACAGCAGAGGCGAGGCAAACTGCTGCTGCGGAGCGACTAAACACGTTAATTGGCTACTGCGGTGCGGTGCTGCAAAAAAAATCTGCTGCTGAGCGAGCCCGTCCAGATGCAGAATTAATAACTGAATAAACAGGGAATAGAGAAGGCAAGGAGAAATAAAGCGGTGGAATGTCCAAAATGTAAACATCCAAACTTAGACGGTGGCACCTTAGCCGGCAGTATGTCGGTGCAGTGGTGTCCCAACTGTTACGGTATCTGGATTCCAGGTAAAGAATACGAAGCTTGGCAGAAAGAGCACAGCCTGTGGTACAACAAATCCGAGAAGCCAGAGGCGACAGGCACTCTCGGCATAGAATTCACGCCGTCTCCCTACGACAGCAAAGCCGCCCTGTGTCCCGAAGACGGTCACTATCTGTCCCGGGCGAAAGTTCCCTTCAGCAGAGTGCCCTTTTACATAGAGCGCTGTATGTTGTGCGGAGGCATTTGGTGCGATAACGGCGAGTGGGACATTCTCGAAAGTCTGGGATTCCATACCCAGATTGACAAGATGTTTTCTCCCAACTGGCAAGCTAAGGCCCGCGTGCAAGAACTTGCCGCTCGGGAGCGTCAAGTGCTGACTGAGAAGCTGGGCCCGGATATCGCCGGATATGTGTTGGAACTCGCGGAAGTTTTAGCAGACCATCCCCACGCTGATTGTGCGGCTACTTATATACTGCGGAGAGCTGAGTTGAAGCGAAGGGAAATTTAGTCAGTAGTCAGTTGACAGTTGACTGTTGACAGTTGACTGTTGACAGTTGACTGTTGTTAGTAAGAGAAGCGGTTGGTCGGTTAATGATGTAGTGATAAAATCTTTGTTTGTAGCAATTTTTATTGGTATTTACCAACAGCATATCGGTGTCTTGCCAATAACTAATAAGTCCTGAACAATACTAATAACTAACAACTAACCGTCAGTATATTGAGAAATAATAAATATAGACAACAGTTAACAGTCAACAGTTAACAGACAACAGACAACAGACTAAGGACTAATGACTAATGACTAATGACTCTTCTTTGTTTTCCGTTGAAAATCTGCGAGTAGCTTATCCTCAGCGGCGGGGCCAATCCGGTTGGGCCGTTGATGGGGTTTCCCTGACGCTGGAACCGGGGGAAAAACTGGGATTGGTTGGGGAGTCTGGCTGCGGTAAGTCAACTTTGGGACGGGCTGCGATGCGGTTGTTGCCGGATTCGACGCTGGTGGAGGGGCGGATTGGTTTTGGGGGAGAGTCGGTGTTTGATATGGATGCTTCGCGGCTGAGACGCTTTCGGGGCGAAGCTGTGGGGTTGATTTTTCAAGATCCGATGACTCGTCTCGATCCTTTGATGACTGTTGGGGAACACTGCATCGAGACTTTGCAGGCTCACAGACCGAATTTGGCTCGCAAGGAAGCTAAGCAACGGGCGATCGAGATTTTGGATGCTGTGAAAATTCCGGCGTCTCGCTGGTCACAATTTCCCCACGAATTTAGCGGCGGAATGCGCCAAAGAGTGGCAATTGCTTTGGCTCTTTTGCTCGATCCGAAGTTGATTGTGGCGGATGAACCGACGACGAGTTTGGATGTCACTGTCGCCGCCCAGATTTTGCAGGAATTGACCAGACTTTGCGCTTCAAGAGGAACGGCGATTTTGCTGATTTCTCACGATTTGGCGATGGTGGCTGAGTATTGCGATCGCATTGCGGTGATGTACGGCGGCAAAGTCGTGGAAACTGGGCCGGTGCTGGATGTTTTTGAACGCCCGCAACATGAATATACTCGATCGCTCCTCAAAGCAGCTTTGCACATTCAGAAGGAAGAAGGAAGAGGGAAGAAGGAAGAAGGAATAGGGAAGAAGGAAGAAGGAAGAGGGGAACGAGAAAATTCTCAGCTTAAGTCCGAGTCAAATTCACCTCTTTTGACAGTCACCAATTTGCAGCAGCACTACAGTTTAGAAAGCAATTTATTAGACCAGTTATTTTCGAGAAATCGGCAGGTAATTAAAGCAGTAGATGGCGTTAGCTTAGAGCTAGAACGGGGGGAAATCCTGGGGCTGGTAGGGGAGTCCGGTTGCGGCAAAAGTACGTTATCGCGCACAATTTTGCGGCTAATTCCGCCGACGGGTGGCAAAGTGGAATTTCAAGGAATAGATATCACTGCCCTTAGTCGCGATGCTGTCAGGAAACACCGCCGTCAAATGCAAATGGTATTTCAAGACCCCCATGCTTGCTTGAATCCGATGATGACAGTCGGCCAAAGTATTGCTGACCCTTTGTTGATTCACAAATTAGCTAATGGAGAAGAAGCTAAAAAACAAGTAATCCAAATGTTAGAGCGGGTGGGTTTGACTCCTGGGGAGGATTTCTTTCGCCGCTATCCGGGGGAACTGTCAGGAGGACAACAGCAGCGGGTTTCCATCGCACGGGCTTTGATTACTCGGCCGCAACTAATTATTTGCGACGAACCGGTGAGTATGCTGGATGCTAGCGTGCAGACTCAAGTATTAGAACTGATGCTGGAGTTAAAGCAGGAATTTAATTTGACTTATCTGTTTATTACGCACGATTTGTGGGTGGCGAGATTTTTTTGCGATCGCATTGCGGTAATGAATGCAGGAAAAATTGTGGAAATTGGGAAGACTCGGGAGATTTTTACTAATCCGCAGCACCCTTATACTCAGCAGTTATTGCAGGCAGCTCCTTTATTGGCTCGAACTCAATAAAAATGTATAAGATTGGGGCAATCTGATATCAGTCACGAACTTCTAGGTAGATTTCGGAAATTTTTGATTAAATTGGTTAAAGTGAAGGGATAGTTTTCAAATCATCCCACGGACACCAAGCACTATATGGCAAAATCTGACCTAGGCAGTTTTGCGGTGGAATCCGAAGCCTCACTCGAAATCGCAGAGGATGAGGACACCGAGATCGATCGTCCGACGGTAAGTAGATCGTCAGCATACAACAGTTGGTCTGCCGACGATCCCGTGGGAGCTTTGTTCAAAGAAATGGCTCGCTATCCTCTACTGAGTGCCACCGAAGAGGTAGAGTTGGCGCGTCGCGTTCAAGAATTGGTAGCCCTTCAGGAACTAGAAGAGCGTTTAAAGCAGGAATTGGACAGAGTGCCAACAAAAGCTGAAATCGCTACTGCTTTGGGGGTGAGCGAAACTCAACTGCAACAGATACGCTACCAGTGTCAGTCGGCGAAACGGAAAATGATCAGCTCGAATTTGCGCTTGGTTGTTTCCATAGCCAAACGTTATCTCAATCGGGGCGTGCCTTTCCTTGATTTAATTCAGGAAGGAGCTTTAGGTTTGAACCGAGCCGCCGAAAAGTTCGATCCTGAGAAGGGTTACAAATTTTCTACCTATGCCTATTGGTGGATTCGCCAAGGAATTACCCGCACCATTGCCAATCAAGGGCGGACAATTCGATTGCCGGTGCACGTTGTTGAACAGTTAAATAAACTCAAAAGAGTTTATCGGGATTTGAGGCGTTCTCTTCAACGCAATCCCACTGAATCGGAACTTGCTAAAGAAATGGAAGTTACTGCCGAACAACTTCGTTACCTCCAGCAAGTACGCAGACAATCTTTGTCTCTCAACCACCGCATCGGCACGGAAGAAAGTTCGGAACTTTTGGATGTTATTGAAGATAACGCAACTCAATCTCCCGAAGCTCAGATGAATGAGATGATGATGCGCCAAGATATTTTGGAGGTGTTGGATAATATTTTAACTGAGCGGGAAAAAGAGATTGTGGCTATGCGTTACGGTTTGATCACTGGCGAACCTTATACTTTAGAAGAAGTCAGCAGTTTGTTCAATTTGTCCCGCGAACGAGTCCGTCAAATTCAAAATAAGGCAATGCGGAAGCTGCGCCGCCCTCAAGTGACGGAACGATTGAAGGGCTGGTTAAAATAAGCTAAAAAGCATTGAGTTTGCATTGTGAAAAGTCTTAAATATCGCACGGCGAATGGAATTCGCGTCTATACAAATAAAACCCGCCTCCGCGGGTTTACCTTATTAACTCGTTCCCAGGCTCCTGCCTGCTAATACCATTTTTCTAAAGATGCAATAGAGATAAACGACCGCTGGACATTGTAATTATCTCCTTGACCTTTTCATAAAACTCTATCATAACTTTAAAAAAATGGTGTAAGGTTCGTAGTGTGGACTTTAGTCCGCTCTTATTGCGGACTAAAGTCCACACTACGAACCTTTTTTGTTATGGTCATACCATTTTTTAAACATCTGATAGAGATACAGGACAATTGGACTTTGTAATTATTTCCTTTACCTTTTCATGAAAGTTTCTCATAACTTAAAAAAAATGGTATAACAAGTAGAATGACCAATGACCAATGACTAATGACCAATACTAATTATTGATTTATGTCTGATGAGGTGATTTTGCGTCCGGCTACCCGCGGCGATGTGCCGGTGCTGTTTGATTTGATTAAGGCTTTAGCTGAGTACGAAAAGCTGTCTCACGCTGTGACTGGTAATGCGGTTGATTTGGAAAATCATTTGTTTGGCGATCGCCCTTTTGCTGAAGCGATTTTAGCAGAATGCGAAGGTCAAATTGTCGGCTGGGCGCTATTTTTTTACAATTATTCTACTTTTTTGACTCAGCCGGGGATTTATTTGGAGGATTTGTTTGTGCTTCCTGAGTTTCGGGGGCGGGGGATTGGCAAGTCTTTGATTGTTTATTTGGCGCGGTTGACGGTGGAAAGGGGCTGCGGGCGTTTGGAGTGGAGCGTGCTTGATTGGAATGAATTGGCGATCGGATTTTACAAGGGTATCGGTGCGGATGTCATGCCCGACTGGCGGATTTGCCGGGTGGCGGGGGAGTCTTTGGCGAGTTTGGCCTCGAAGTGATTCGATCGGGAAGTGCGATCGCGCTGGGACTCTCAGAAACCGGGTTTTTGCGGGCTTTGCGGTTTGGAACGAAATATTTTCGGGAAAAACCCGGTTTCTCGCCACCTGTGCGTCAATGCTCAGAAACCGGGTTTTTGCGGGCTTTGCGGTTTGGAACGAAATATTTTCGGGAAAAACCAGGTTTCTGGGCACTCGTGCGTCAAATTGTCAGA
This genomic window contains:
- a CDS encoding aldehyde dehydrogenase; this translates as MVFSVIDIIRQQRQFFATGKTKDVDFRIEQLKNLKSAIASNQSRIVDAVKADLNRPEYEAYFEIAAIAEVNYAIKNVKSWAKPKKVPTSIDQFPASARIYPEPLGVVLIIGPWNYPFQLMISPLVGAIAAGNCAILKPSEIASHTSEVVADMISKTFDPAYICAIEGGVEISKQLLAEKFDHIFFTGGTKIGKVVMEAAAKHLTPVTLELGGKSPCIVDSDIQIEYTARRIAWGKFINAGQTCIAPDYLLVDKKVKPALMQAIKTAIHEFYGDDPQKSPDYSRIINLHHLGRLAEFIKDGEIVVGGQTNAADKYIAPTVIDKVSWDSPVMQDEIFGPILPVLEYEDFGEAIAQINARPKPLALYLFSKDKEKQERVLRETSSGGVCINDTVMQVGVTTLPFGGVGDSGIGSYHGKASFDTFSHQKSVLQKSFLLDLKWRYAPYIGKLDLIKKIIG
- a CDS encoding Uma2 family endonuclease: MFPKYPVPQTEPPRSPKETLPTMYDLPSENLEEPGLPDEFHGLQPQLLSYTFRPSNYSASQIFTGSDMNLYYDSRHPLWYKRPDWFGVVGVSRLYDEVDMRLSYVVWQEAVNPFVIVELLSPGTEKEDLGENDGEQLQSASEQIAGNGNINHEQTQEKPLRKWQVYEQVLRIPYYVVFSRYTNRLRAFKLNGARYEELELSDSRLWMPEIDLGLGLWQGDYLGVDRLWLRWYDGDGNWILIPEERAEQAQERAEQAQERAEQERQRAETAETRLESLMQRLRESGINPDRFLNR
- a CDS encoding bifunctional (p)ppGpp synthetase/guanosine-3',5'-bis(diphosphate) 3'-pyrophosphohydrolase, whose product is MNANTLTPSNAIDPCIVPDWLQECLNARSQADEAPNPNSSTDNGLICRAFEFARDLHEGQYRKSGEPYICHPVAVAGILRYMGGNSAMIAAGFLHDIVEDTDITLEEIEQRFGAEVRQLVEGVTKLSKFNFSSKTERLAENFRRMFLAMAKDIRVIVVKLADRLHNMRTLEHLSEEKQRSIALETREIFAPLANRLGIGRFKWELEDLAFKYLEPEAYREIQDLVAVKRGDRETQLAEVTDCLRERLDNLGIKCYEVSGRPKHLYGIYGKMQRRQKGFNQVYDIAAVRIIVESNDDCYRALAIVHDSFRPIPGRFKDYIGLPKANRYQSLHTGVIGTSGRPIEVQIRTVAMHHIAEYGIAAHWKYKETGGSNTTVTGDDEKFTWLRQLLEWQTDLKDDREYLQSIKDNLFDEDIYVFTPNGDVIALNSGSTPVDFAYRIHTEIGNRCTGARVNGRMVTLDKVLKNGDIVEILNQKNGHPSSDWLNFVKTNGAKNRIRQWLKRSHRDENLARGRELLEKELGKNGLESLLKSEPMQSVAQRCNYHSVEDLIAGLGYGEVTLNLVVNRLRDLVKVQQKIEAAPTGIQELPVQIPASTTPKPVPSSSPSKSPIAGVEGLLYHLAGCCCPIPGESIIGAVTRTRGISIHRQGCSNVESVPGDRLVPVSWNSTNRNESRPNTYPVNIQVEALDRVGVLNDVLSHLKDNKVNVRSAQVKTYPGLPALIDLCMDIQDKEQFERTCMQIKNMSDILNLRRLSEAE
- the patD gene encoding heterocyst frequency control protein PatD; this encodes MILSEDRRQCYEELEQALEQLQRTVAQDKVDRAALAIEYKKVQQFFGNQIMRADSGELDASEPPPEQSYLTEIHKQLRLLGTDVTFLQAAKQPATAEARQTAAAERLNTLIGYCGAVLQKKSAAERARPDAELITE
- a CDS encoding glycine betaine ABC transporter substrate-binding protein, with protein sequence MKISKIKLISSCVSLLCLLAVTSCNSSSQKQVVICSKDFSEQVILAEILAQHIEAKTDIKVERELNLGGSLCHQSLTAGKIDLYVEYTGTAFANILKQKPISDPKKVLTYLKQEYPKQFKAEWTEPLGFNNSFAIIVRGDDAKKLNLQTLSQLSQAAPKLRAGFGPEFKEREDGFPGLAKTYGIKFAEEPKELLLGLLTQALQQKEVDVIAGNTTDGLIQSLGLVVLKDDKNYFPPYEAVPVVRSQILEKYPELRPVLAELGGKISEEDMRQLNYQVDGKQQDAAQVARQFLQQKLGESKPVIPVK